In Pseudomonas sp. MTM4, one genomic interval encodes:
- a CDS encoding protease inhibitor I42 family protein, whose amino-acid sequence MSTLPRLLSFASVLLLAGCASKPSGSVALNDDAACPLSLQRGQTLILSLPSNPATGYRWHLREVSSEQLKSLGPEVFSSAKNDLIGGDGISTWRFQAEQAGAGRLYLTYQRPWETEDEPAGLFDCRIEVQ is encoded by the coding sequence ATGTCTACACTGCCCCGCCTGCTGTCATTCGCCTCCGTGCTGCTGCTTGCCGGCTGCGCCAGTAAGCCCTCCGGCAGTGTCGCGCTGAATGACGACGCGGCCTGCCCGTTGTCGTTGCAGCGTGGCCAGACCTTGATCCTCAGCCTGCCCAGCAACCCGGCCACCGGTTATCGCTGGCATCTTCGTGAAGTTTCGTCCGAACAGTTGAAGAGCCTCGGTCCCGAGGTGTTCAGCTCGGCGAAAAACGATCTGATCGGCGGCGATGGTATTTCCACCTGGCGTTTCCAGGCCGAACAGGCCGGCGCAGGTCGGCTGTACCTGACCTATCAGCGTCCATGGGAGACCGAGGACGAGCCCGCCGGCCTGTTCGACTGCCGTATCGAAGTGCAGTAA
- the lon gene encoding endopeptidase La, which produces MNDDINHQFEQDDSSTGLVLPDQNLPDKLYIIPVHNRPFFPAQVLPVIVNEDPWAETLELVGKTPHQGLALFYMDTPAQDAASFDPDSLPEHGTMVRVHHASKEGGKLQFVAQGMARVRIRGWLRRKPPYLVEVDYPQSDEDPRDEVKAYGMALINAIKELLPLNPLYSEELKNYLNRFSPNAPSPLTDFAAALTTAPGLELQEVLDTVPVLKRMEKVLPLLRKEVEVAKLQKELTGEVNRKIGERQREFFLKEQLKIIQQELGITKDDRSADADEFRSRLEGKVLPPAAQKRIDDELTKLSVLETGSPEYAVTRNYLDWATSMPWGLYSEDKLDLERARKILNDHHAGLDDIKSRIIEFLAVGAFRGEIAGSIVLLVGPPGVGKTSIGKSIAESLGRPFYRFSVGGMRDEAEIKGHRRTYIGALPGKLVQALKEVEVMNPVIMLDEVDKLGNSHQGDPASALLETLDPEQNVGFLDHYLDLRLDLSKVLFVCTANSLYSIPGPLLDRMEIIRLSGYITEEKLAIAKRHLWPRQLERAGVPKNRLSISDSALRHLIEGYAREAGVRQLDKQLGKMVRKAVVKLLDEPDSKIKIGPKNVESYLGMPFWHPEQLLTGVGVVTGLAWNSMGGATLPIEATRIHTLNRGFKLTGKLGDVMKESAEIAFSYVNAHLKEFKGDPKFFDQAFVHMHVPEGATPKDGPSAGISMASALLSLARNQAPKKGVAMTGELTLTGLVLPIGGLREKVIAARRLKLYELIIPELNRGDFEELPDYLKEGLTMHFAKRFSDVVKVLF; this is translated from the coding sequence ATGAACGACGACATCAATCACCAATTCGAGCAGGACGATTCATCCACTGGACTGGTACTGCCGGATCAGAACCTGCCGGACAAGCTGTACATCATTCCGGTGCATAACCGGCCTTTCTTTCCCGCTCAAGTCTTGCCGGTCATCGTCAACGAAGACCCTTGGGCTGAAACGCTGGAGCTGGTTGGCAAGACGCCGCACCAGGGCCTGGCCCTCTTTTATATGGACACGCCGGCGCAGGACGCCGCCAGTTTCGACCCGGACAGCCTGCCCGAGCACGGCACTATGGTCCGCGTGCACCATGCATCGAAGGAAGGTGGCAAATTGCAATTCGTCGCCCAAGGCATGGCACGGGTGCGCATTCGCGGCTGGTTGCGGCGCAAGCCTCCCTACCTGGTCGAGGTGGATTACCCGCAGAGCGATGAGGACCCGCGCGACGAGGTCAAGGCTTACGGCATGGCGCTGATCAATGCGATCAAGGAATTGCTGCCTCTCAACCCGCTGTACAGCGAAGAGCTGAAGAACTATCTCAACCGGTTCAGCCCGAACGCACCGTCGCCCCTGACCGACTTCGCCGCTGCGCTGACTACGGCACCCGGCCTGGAATTGCAGGAAGTGCTCGACACCGTGCCCGTGCTCAAGCGTATGGAAAAGGTGCTGCCACTGCTGCGCAAGGAGGTCGAGGTCGCCAAGCTGCAGAAGGAACTGACCGGCGAGGTCAATCGCAAGATCGGCGAGCGTCAGCGCGAGTTCTTCCTTAAGGAACAGCTGAAAATCATCCAGCAGGAATTGGGCATCACCAAGGACGATCGCAGCGCCGACGCCGACGAATTCCGCTCACGACTCGAAGGCAAGGTGCTGCCGCCCGCCGCCCAGAAGCGCATCGACGATGAGCTGACCAAGCTGTCCGTTCTGGAAACCGGCTCGCCGGAATACGCGGTGACGCGAAATTATCTGGACTGGGCGACCTCGATGCCCTGGGGTCTGTACAGCGAGGACAAGCTCGACCTCGAACGCGCACGGAAAATACTCAACGATCATCACGCCGGGCTGGACGACATCAAAAGCCGCATCATCGAGTTTCTCGCCGTCGGGGCGTTCCGCGGCGAGATCGCCGGGTCTATCGTGCTGCTGGTCGGTCCGCCAGGCGTGGGCAAGACCAGCATCGGAAAATCCATCGCCGAATCGCTGGGGCGGCCCTTCTACCGTTTCAGCGTCGGCGGCATGCGTGACGAAGCGGAGATCAAGGGTCATCGGCGGACCTATATCGGTGCCCTGCCCGGCAAGCTGGTGCAGGCGCTGAAGGAAGTCGAGGTGATGAACCCAGTCATCATGCTCGATGAGGTCGACAAGCTCGGCAACAGCCATCAGGGCGACCCGGCCTCGGCGCTGCTGGAAACCCTCGACCCCGAGCAGAACGTTGGCTTCCTCGACCATTACCTGGATCTGCGCCTCGATCTGTCCAAGGTGCTGTTCGTTTGCACAGCCAACAGCCTCTATTCGATTCCCGGACCGCTGCTCGACCGGATGGAAATCATTCGGCTGTCCGGCTACATCACCGAAGAAAAGCTCGCCATCGCCAAGCGCCATCTCTGGCCGCGGCAACTGGAGCGGGCCGGCGTACCTAAAAATCGCCTGTCCATCAGCGACAGTGCATTGCGCCATTTGATCGAGGGGTACGCGCGGGAAGCAGGAGTGCGCCAACTCGACAAACAGCTTGGCAAGATGGTGCGCAAGGCGGTGGTCAAGCTGCTCGACGAGCCAGACAGCAAGATCAAGATCGGCCCGAAAAACGTCGAAAGCTATCTGGGCATGCCGTTCTGGCATCCCGAACAATTGCTCACCGGTGTCGGCGTGGTCACGGGGCTGGCCTGGAACAGCATGGGAGGCGCCACACTGCCGATCGAGGCGACACGCATCCATACGCTCAACCGCGGATTCAAACTCACCGGCAAGCTCGGCGACGTGATGAAGGAGTCGGCCGAGATCGCCTTCAGCTATGTGAACGCGCACTTGAAGGAATTCAAAGGCGATCCGAAGTTCTTCGATCAAGCTTTCGTGCATATGCATGTGCCCGAAGGCGCGACACCGAAGGACGGCCCCAGCGCCGGCATTAGCATGGCCAGCGCATTGCTGTCGCTCGCGCGTAATCAGGCGCCGAAAAAGGGCGTGGCGATGACCGGCGAGCTGACCCTGACCGGCCTGGTGTTGCCCATCGGCGGCTTGCGCGAGAAGGTGATCGCCGCGCGACGCCTGAAACTCTATGAACTGATCATCCCTGAGCTGAACCGCGGGGATTTCGAGGAGCTACCGGACTATCTGAAGGAAGGCCTGACGATGCATTTCGCCAAGCGCTTCAGTGATGTGGTCAAGGTGCTGTTCTGA
- the putA gene encoding bifunctional proline dehydrogenase/L-glutamate gamma-semialdehyde dehydrogenase PutA, with protein sequence MFKAGQVLQGDFANLKAAEFFPAISANYSVDEAAYLNELLQLADPGDEGIEAIRREARSLIEAVRGRDNAVDTLDALLRQYSLDTHEGLMLMCLAEALLRVPDSATADALIRDKLNAAEWERHLGQSDNVLVNFAAWGLVMTGKVVDPDNTDGRPKNVIGRLIKRSGEPVIRAAMNQAMKLMGKQFVLGRTISEALKNGRPEREKGYTYSFDMLGEAALTAEDAAKYMADYRQAVKTVGAEPQVGSGPRPSVSIKLSALHPRYEVAQRERVLTELFESVRELAVLARSLDVGITIDAEEADRLELSLELYEKLMRDPAVAGWGEFGLVIQAYSKRCLPVLVWLTLLGKELGARIPLRLVKGAYWDSEIKQCQVQGLDGYPVYTRKEGTDTSYLACARYLLSEHTRDVIYPQFASHNAHTVSCILNMVGELKAPREFEFQRLHGMGDALYDTVIEKYRKNVRIYAPVGAHKDLLPYLVRRLLENGANSSFVHQLVDPRVPVETLIDHPVTQLRQFKTLGNHRIPLPPALYGNRTNSQGINMNIQTQWNELSSAYQTFLDRQWQAAPVIGGQTLSGTPSKVHCPYDLGKEIGTAQFATAEQAKQAVDCLAAFWPRWNATPVEQRARILERLGDLLEANRAELMTMCTLEAGKTLQDGIDEVREAVDFCRYYAQQARLKLGREELKGPTGERNELFHEGRGVFVCISPWNFPLAIYLGQITAALVAGNTVLAKPAEQTSLIAARALELMFEAGLPKDAIAFLPGDGATLGGVFCRDPRVVGVCFTGSTDTARIINRQLAEKEGAIATLIAETGGQNAMIVDSTALPEQVVKDAVGSAFTSAGQRCSALRVLYVQRDIADRVIELLKGAMAELKVGPTHLRENDLGPVIDADARDGLLAHIQQLKAEGKLIAEAKLPGSHNGHFVAPVAFEIGGIHELKKEHFGPVLHVVRFDAADLEKVVADINATGYGLTLGIHSRNEETAARIEALARIGNLYVNRNQVGAVVGVQPFGGCGLSGTGPKAGGPSYLLRFANERTTSTNTTAVGGNASLLSLGDD encoded by the coding sequence ATGTTCAAAGCCGGTCAAGTCTTGCAGGGCGATTTCGCCAATCTGAAAGCCGCCGAATTCTTCCCCGCCATCAGCGCCAATTACAGCGTTGACGAGGCGGCCTATCTGAATGAGCTACTGCAGCTGGCTGACCCCGGCGATGAGGGCATCGAAGCCATCCGCCGTGAGGCACGCAGCCTGATCGAGGCGGTGCGCGGCCGTGATAACGCCGTCGACACCCTCGATGCGCTGCTGCGTCAGTACAGCCTGGATACCCACGAAGGGCTGATGCTGATGTGCCTGGCCGAGGCGTTGCTGCGCGTGCCGGATTCGGCCACCGCCGACGCGCTGATCCGCGACAAGCTCAACGCCGCCGAATGGGAGCGTCACCTCGGCCAGAGCGACAACGTGCTGGTCAACTTCGCCGCCTGGGGGCTGGTGATGACCGGCAAGGTGGTCGACCCGGACAACACCGACGGCCGCCCGAAGAATGTCATTGGCCGGCTGATCAAGCGCTCCGGCGAGCCGGTGATTCGCGCCGCGATGAACCAGGCGATGAAGTTGATGGGCAAGCAGTTCGTGCTGGGTCGCACCATCTCCGAAGCGCTGAAGAACGGTCGCCCGGAGCGTGAGAAGGGCTACACCTATTCCTTCGACATGCTCGGCGAAGCGGCACTGACCGCCGAGGATGCCGCCAAATACATGGCTGACTACCGTCAGGCGGTTAAGACCGTCGGTGCCGAGCCTCAGGTGGGTTCTGGCCCGCGTCCGTCGGTATCGATCAAGCTGTCTGCACTGCATCCGCGCTACGAAGTGGCCCAGCGCGAGCGCGTACTCACCGAGCTGTTCGAGAGCGTCCGCGAGCTGGCCGTTCTAGCGCGCTCGCTTGATGTCGGCATCACCATCGATGCTGAAGAGGCCGACCGCCTCGAACTATCGCTGGAACTGTATGAAAAACTCATGCGCGACCCTGCCGTTGCTGGCTGGGGCGAGTTCGGTCTGGTCATTCAGGCCTACTCCAAGCGTTGTCTGCCGGTGCTGGTCTGGCTGACGCTGCTGGGCAAGGAGCTGGGCGCGCGCATTCCGCTGCGTCTGGTCAAGGGCGCCTATTGGGACAGCGAGATCAAGCAGTGCCAGGTCCAGGGACTGGATGGCTATCCGGTCTACACCCGTAAGGAAGGCACCGACACCTCCTATCTGGCCTGCGCGCGTTACCTCCTGTCCGAGCACACCCGTGATGTGATTTATCCGCAGTTCGCTAGCCACAACGCGCATACCGTCAGCTGCATCCTGAATATGGTCGGCGAGCTGAAGGCGCCGCGTGAGTTCGAATTCCAACGCCTGCATGGCATGGGCGACGCGCTTTACGACACGGTGATCGAGAAGTACCGCAAGAACGTTCGCATCTACGCGCCGGTCGGTGCTCACAAGGATCTCCTGCCGTATCTGGTGCGACGTCTGCTGGAAAACGGCGCCAATTCGTCGTTCGTCCATCAACTGGTCGACCCGCGCGTGCCGGTGGAAACCCTGATCGACCACCCGGTGACCCAGCTGCGTCAGTTTAAGACCCTCGGTAACCATCGCATTCCGCTTCCGCCGGCGCTGTACGGCAACCGGACCAACTCGCAAGGCATCAACATGAACATCCAGACTCAGTGGAACGAACTGTCCAGCGCCTACCAGACCTTCCTTGATCGTCAGTGGCAAGCGGCGCCGGTCATTGGAGGGCAGACGCTCTCCGGCACACCGAGCAAGGTGCACTGCCCGTATGACTTGGGCAAAGAAATCGGCACCGCGCAGTTCGCCACCGCCGAGCAGGCCAAGCAGGCCGTTGACTGTCTGGCCGCGTTCTGGCCGCGCTGGAACGCCACACCGGTCGAGCAGCGCGCGCGGATTCTCGAGCGCCTGGGTGATCTATTGGAAGCCAACCGTGCCGAGCTGATGACCATGTGCACGCTAGAGGCCGGCAAAACCCTGCAGGACGGCATCGATGAAGTGCGTGAAGCGGTCGACTTCTGCCGTTACTACGCGCAGCAGGCGCGTCTGAAGCTGGGTCGCGAAGAGCTCAAGGGCCCGACCGGCGAGCGTAACGAGCTGTTCCACGAAGGCCGCGGCGTGTTCGTCTGCATCAGCCCCTGGAACTTCCCGCTGGCGATCTACCTCGGTCAGATCACCGCGGCCCTGGTTGCAGGCAACACCGTCCTGGCCAAGCCGGCCGAGCAGACCAGCCTGATCGCTGCGCGCGCATTGGAACTGATGTTCGAAGCCGGCCTGCCGAAGGACGCGATTGCCTTCCTGCCGGGCGACGGCGCCACCCTGGGCGGCGTGTTCTGCCGCGATCCACGTGTGGTGGGCGTGTGCTTCACTGGGTCCACCGACACGGCGCGCATCATCAACCGCCAACTGGCCGAGAAGGAGGGCGCCATCGCCACGCTGATCGCTGAAACCGGCGGCCAGAACGCGATGATCGTCGATTCCACCGCGCTTCCCGAGCAAGTGGTCAAGGATGCCGTCGGCTCGGCTTTCACCAGCGCCGGCCAGCGTTGCTCGGCTCTTCGCGTGCTCTATGTGCAGCGCGACATTGCCGACCGTGTCATCGAACTGCTCAAGGGCGCCATGGCCGAGCTGAAAGTCGGTCCGACTCATCTGCGCGAAAACGACTTGGGCCCGGTCATCGATGCCGACGCCCGTGATGGTCTGCTGGCGCATATCCAGCAGCTCAAGGCCGAAGGCAAGCTGATCGCCGAAGCCAAGCTGCCGGGCAGCCACAATGGTCATTTCGTCGCACCGGTGGCGTTCGAGATTGGCGGGATCCACGAGTTGAAGAAGGAACACTTCGGTCCGGTGTTGCACGTGGTGCGTTTCGATGCGGCGGATCTGGAAAAGGTCGTCGCCGATATCAATGCCACCGGTTACGGCCTGACCCTCGGCATACACAGCCGCAACGAGGAAACTGCGGCGCGCATCGAGGCCTTGGCGCGGATCGGCAACCTCTACGTCAACCGCAACCAGGTCGGTGCGGTGGTCGGCGTGCAGCCGTTCGGTGGCTGCGGCCTGTCCGGCACCGGCCCGAAGGCGGGCGGCCCGAGTTACCTGCTGCGCTTCGCCAACGAGCGCACCACGTCCACCAACACCACGGCAGTAGGCGGCAACGCCTCGCTGCTGTCGCTCGGCGACGATTGA
- a CDS encoding AraC family transcriptional regulator yields MLNARLLRLDDQAHEHAHDYHQLVLSLSGSAEFEVDGSGGEVCRMRACLVPGHAEHEFAGKGDNRMLIIDLDEQDLSADDPRLLAQLFETPRYPALDADFQNLLNYAGAELARYGSDPLLARALGGVLLRALHLRVFGESTRRPTGAMDIARLDAHIETNLARRITVAELAQVACLSPSHFHAQFKDSVGLTPHQYLLKSRLDRAARLLRESPLPLVRIAEECGFSSQSALTTATRRYLGLTPKRLRSSER; encoded by the coding sequence ATGCTCAACGCACGTCTGCTTCGCCTCGATGATCAGGCCCACGAACACGCACACGATTACCACCAATTGGTGCTGTCGCTGTCCGGCAGTGCGGAGTTCGAAGTGGATGGTTCGGGTGGGGAAGTCTGCCGCATGCGCGCCTGCCTGGTGCCGGGTCATGCCGAGCATGAGTTCGCCGGCAAGGGTGACAACCGCATGCTGATCATCGATCTCGACGAGCAGGACCTGAGCGCCGATGATCCTCGGCTGCTGGCCCAGCTGTTCGAGACCCCGCGTTATCCGGCGCTGGATGCCGATTTTCAGAATCTGCTCAATTACGCCGGTGCCGAACTGGCCCGCTACGGCAGCGATCCATTGCTGGCGCGTGCGCTGGGTGGCGTGCTGCTGCGGGCATTGCATCTGCGAGTGTTCGGTGAATCGACGCGTCGACCGACCGGCGCAATGGACATCGCCCGCCTGGATGCCCATATCGAAACCAACTTGGCGCGCCGCATTACCGTCGCCGAACTGGCCCAGGTCGCCTGCCTGAGCCCCAGCCACTTCCACGCGCAGTTCAAAGACAGCGTAGGCCTCACGCCGCATCAATACCTGCTGAAAAGCCGTCTGGATCGTGCGGCCCGGCTGCTGCGCGAAAGCCCGTTGCCGTTGGTACGCATCGCCGAAGAGTGCGGTTTTTCCAGTCAGAGTGCGCTGACTACCGCGACCCGGCGCTATCTCGGACTCACGCCAAAGCGCCTGCGCAGCAGCGAACGCTGA